One genomic region from Pseudoduganella dura encodes:
- a CDS encoding sensor histidine kinase, protein MPAPFDNIASPATQAAASPPFARLAHLRPAHLAWCVALAVGVAFACAAYWWTEKISTERLRAAGAQRLEVYAASLENLLDKYDFLPHMLELDKDVLALLEHPGDSARRQEVNGYLERLSRQAGSRIIYIVDLRGRTLAASNWRQKDSFVGDSIGFRPYLRDALRGRPSGFYGVGTTSGEPGYFYARGVHRDGRMLGVAVVKVNIEEQERGWVQGADKVMLADANGVVFLSSAPAWKYHTLRPLSGSVRAHLEQTRQYHRLPLPALPLRRDEARADGTRVVAIGDGAPPLLAQTRSMAPRNWTYTYLSDLSQARANARAAALFACMAYSFLLLLFLYLRQRQRGILQRLQAREQLQEAYDNLELMVAERTARLARTTQSLSDEVEVRRQAEQQLHRTQNELYQAGKMAVLGQMSASITHELNQPLTALRTMSDNAVLLLERGRMDEARQNLAKISQIVARMGGITGKLKSFARKSNAALAPASIHTAIANALVLVERRLELDKVAFTLDISQGDIYALCDINRLEQVLLNLMTNALDALGTLERGARRELSVSVTEVPGSVQIRVRDGGPGLSDEARARLFEPFFTTKPQGEGLGLGLAISEQIIRDFGGSLRAEQSDTGACFIIELKTASVDT, encoded by the coding sequence ATGCCAGCCCCGTTCGACAACATTGCCAGCCCGGCCACACAGGCGGCCGCCTCGCCGCCTTTCGCGCGCCTGGCACACCTGCGGCCTGCGCACCTGGCATGGTGCGTGGCGCTGGCGGTGGGCGTGGCATTCGCCTGCGCCGCGTACTGGTGGACGGAGAAGATCAGCACGGAACGCCTGCGCGCCGCAGGCGCGCAGCGCCTCGAAGTGTACGCGGCCAGCCTGGAAAACCTGCTCGACAAATACGACTTCCTGCCGCACATGCTGGAGCTGGACAAGGATGTGCTGGCCCTGCTGGAGCATCCCGGGGACAGCGCGCGCCGGCAGGAAGTGAACGGCTACCTGGAGCGGCTGAGCAGGCAGGCCGGTTCGCGCATCATCTATATCGTCGACCTGCGGGGCCGCACGCTGGCGGCCAGCAACTGGCGGCAGAAGGACAGCTTCGTCGGCGACAGCATCGGCTTCAGGCCGTACCTGCGGGACGCGCTGCGCGGCCGCCCGAGCGGCTTCTACGGCGTGGGTACCACCAGCGGCGAGCCGGGCTACTTCTACGCTCGCGGCGTCCACCGCGACGGCCGCATGCTGGGCGTGGCGGTGGTGAAGGTGAACATCGAGGAGCAGGAACGCGGCTGGGTGCAGGGCGCGGACAAGGTGATGCTGGCCGACGCCAACGGCGTGGTGTTCCTGTCCTCCGCACCGGCCTGGAAATACCACACGCTGCGCCCCTTGTCCGGCAGCGTGCGCGCCCATCTGGAACAGACACGCCAGTATCACCGCCTGCCGCTGCCCGCCCTGCCCCTGCGCCGTGACGAAGCGCGCGCCGACGGCACGCGCGTGGTCGCCATCGGCGACGGCGCGCCGCCGCTGCTGGCGCAAACGCGCTCGATGGCGCCGCGCAACTGGACATACACCTACCTGTCGGACCTGAGCCAGGCGCGCGCCAACGCCCGCGCGGCCGCGCTGTTCGCCTGCATGGCGTACAGCTTCCTGCTGCTGCTGTTCCTGTACCTGCGCCAGCGCCAGCGCGGCATCCTCCAGCGCCTGCAGGCCAGGGAGCAGTTGCAGGAGGCCTACGACAACCTGGAACTGATGGTGGCCGAACGCACCGCGCGGCTGGCGCGCACGACGCAAAGCCTGAGCGACGAGGTGGAGGTGCGACGTCAGGCCGAGCAGCAGCTGCACCGCACGCAGAACGAGCTGTACCAGGCCGGCAAGATGGCCGTGCTGGGCCAGATGTCGGCCAGCATCACGCATGAACTGAACCAGCCGCTGACGGCGCTACGCACCATGTCCGACAACGCCGTGCTGCTGCTCGAGCGCGGCCGCATGGACGAAGCCAGGCAGAACCTGGCGAAGATCTCGCAGATCGTGGCGCGCATGGGCGGCATCACGGGCAAGCTGAAAAGCTTCGCGCGCAAGTCGAACGCCGCGCTGGCGCCCGCCTCCATCCACACCGCGATCGCGAACGCGCTGGTACTGGTGGAGCGCCGCCTGGAACTGGACAAGGTGGCGTTCACGCTCGACATCAGCCAGGGCGACATTTACGCGCTGTGCGACATCAACCGGCTCGAACAGGTTCTGCTCAACCTGATGACCAACGCGCTCGACGCGCTGGGCACGCTGGAGCGCGGCGCGCGGCGCGAACTGTCGGTAAGCGTGACGGAAGTGCCCGGGTCGGTGCAGATCCGCGTGCGCGACGGCGGCCCCGGCCTGTCGGACGAGGCGCGCGCCCGCCTGTTCGAGCCCTTCTTCACCACCAAGCCGCAGGGCGAAGGCCTCGGCCTGGGCCTTGCCATTTCGGAGCAGATCATCCGGGACTTCGGCGGCAGCCTGCGCGCCGAACAAAGCGATACGGGCGCCTGCTTCATAATCGAACTCAAGACCGCATCGGTGGACACATGA
- a CDS encoding porin has protein sequence MKHAATAALALACAAAHAQQTQVKVYGVVDAGLVAEYGTPDGNRTMLSSGVASGSRVGFKGTEALGGGLSANFVLESGFNIDTGTSGQGGTFFGRQAWVGLSGAFGSLSAGRQLSPYYKALRDVADPFCDGFAGQAMNIIAGNRRMDNAVVYGTPKVAGWSAEVAYGAGEVAGDAGRKRVTSGALSYAPGALAVVLAHHRREDALLPDHVSNALLAMRYTLGAFTAHAAHVRTRGLGGADSRDALLGMGYATGAHHVMLSAIRHDDRTAARRDARQFAVGYTYALSRRTDLYTAYGHIGNDNGADFKVGNATDDGTGNAALNLGLRHVF, from the coding sequence ATGAAACATGCAGCAACCGCCGCGCTGGCACTGGCCTGCGCGGCCGCCCACGCACAACAAACCCAGGTCAAGGTCTACGGCGTGGTGGACGCCGGCCTGGTGGCCGAGTACGGCACCCCCGACGGCAACCGCACGATGCTCAGCAGCGGCGTGGCCTCGGGCTCGCGCGTGGGCTTCAAGGGCACCGAGGCCCTGGGCGGCGGCCTGTCCGCCAACTTCGTGCTGGAGAGCGGCTTCAACATCGACACCGGCACATCGGGCCAGGGCGGCACCTTCTTCGGCCGCCAGGCCTGGGTGGGCCTGAGCGGCGCGTTCGGCAGCCTGAGCGCGGGCCGCCAGCTGTCTCCCTACTACAAGGCCCTGCGCGACGTGGCCGATCCGTTCTGCGACGGATTCGCCGGCCAGGCGATGAACATCATCGCCGGCAACCGCCGCATGGACAATGCCGTGGTTTACGGCACGCCGAAGGTGGCCGGGTGGTCGGCCGAGGTGGCATACGGCGCCGGGGAGGTGGCCGGAGACGCCGGTCGCAAGCGCGTGACCAGCGGCGCGCTGAGCTATGCGCCCGGCGCGCTGGCCGTGGTGCTGGCCCACCATCGCCGCGAGGATGCGCTGCTGCCGGACCACGTCAGCAACGCGCTGCTGGCGATGCGCTACACGCTGGGCGCGTTCACGGCGCACGCGGCCCACGTGCGCACCCGCGGCCTGGGCGGCGCGGACAGCCGCGATGCACTGCTCGGCATGGGCTATGCGACGGGCGCGCACCACGTGATGCTGTCCGCCATCCGGCACGACGACCGCACGGCCGCACGGCGCGATGCGCGGCAGTTCGCCGTCGGCTACACGTACGCGCTGTCGCGCCGCACCGACCTGTACACGGCCTACGGCCATATCGGCAACGACAACGGCGCGGACTTCAAGGTGGGCAACGCCACCGACGATGGTACCGGCAACGCCGCACTGAACCTGGGATTGCGCCACGTGTTCTAG
- a CDS encoding dicarboxylate/amino acid:cation symporter, translating into MQKKRPLTLYILIAMLLGIAVGYACHTLFPDKQVTGDISAHISLVTDIFLRLIKMIIALLVFSTLTVGIANLADGKAAGRIGAKAFAWFLAASLVSLALGMVLSNLLQLGTNLGLPLPAADATTGLKTAAFTLKDFVTHVVPKSPIEAMANNEILQVLVFSIFFGSALGALGDSGKRLLGVVDELAQVMLRITGAIMNMAPLAVFAAMASVVTTNGLGILATFAKFMGGFYLGLFCLWALLIGAGFLVLGPRVFRLVGLIREPFLLAFSTASSEAAYPKLLVALDKFGVQRRISSFVLPMGYSFNLDGSMMYCTFAVLFIAQAYGIDLSVGTQITMLLLLMLTSKGMAGVPRASLVVIAATLTQFHIPEAGLLLLMGVDQFLDMGRSATNAVGNAVATAVVAKWEGALEEPDPARAGHDAQHSHIHAA; encoded by the coding sequence ATGCAGAAAAAGCGCCCCCTTACACTCTATATCCTGATCGCGATGCTGCTCGGCATCGCGGTCGGCTATGCCTGTCATACCCTGTTCCCCGATAAACAGGTCACGGGCGACATTTCCGCCCACATCTCGCTGGTGACGGATATCTTCCTGCGCCTGATCAAGATGATCATCGCGCTGCTGGTGTTTTCCACGCTGACCGTCGGCATCGCCAACCTGGCGGACGGCAAGGCCGCCGGCCGCATCGGCGCGAAGGCGTTCGCCTGGTTCCTGGCGGCGTCGCTGGTATCGCTGGCACTGGGCATGGTGCTGTCCAACCTGCTCCAGCTCGGCACGAACCTCGGCTTGCCGCTGCCGGCCGCGGACGCCACCACCGGCCTGAAAACCGCGGCATTCACGCTGAAGGACTTTGTCACGCACGTGGTGCCGAAGTCGCCGATCGAGGCGATGGCCAACAACGAGATCCTGCAGGTGCTGGTGTTCTCGATCTTCTTCGGCTCCGCGCTCGGCGCGCTGGGCGACTCCGGCAAACGCCTGCTGGGCGTGGTGGACGAGCTGGCGCAGGTGATGTTGCGCATTACCGGCGCGATCATGAACATGGCGCCGCTGGCGGTGTTCGCCGCCATGGCGTCGGTCGTTACCACCAACGGCCTGGGCATCCTGGCCACGTTCGCCAAGTTCATGGGCGGCTTCTACCTGGGCCTGTTCTGCCTGTGGGCGCTGCTGATCGGCGCGGGTTTCCTGGTGCTGGGGCCGCGCGTGTTCCGCCTGGTCGGCCTGATCCGCGAACCGTTCCTGCTGGCCTTCTCCACCGCCAGCTCGGAAGCGGCGTATCCCAAGTTACTGGTGGCGCTCGACAAGTTCGGCGTGCAGCGGCGCATCTCCAGCTTCGTGCTGCCGATGGGCTATTCGTTCAACCTGGACGGCTCGATGATGTACTGCACCTTCGCCGTGCTGTTCATCGCCCAGGCGTACGGCATCGACCTGTCGGTGGGCACGCAGATCACCATGCTGCTGCTGCTGATGCTGACTTCCAAGGGCATGGCGGGCGTGCCGCGCGCATCGCTGGTGGTGATCGCCGCCACGCTGACCCAGTTCCACATCCCTGAAGCGGGCCTGCTGCTGCTGATGGGTGTCGACCAGTTCCTCGACATGGGCCGCTCGGCCACGAACGCCGTCGGCAACGCCGTGGCGACCGCCGTGGTGGCCAAGTGGGAAGGCGCGCTGGAAGAGCCCGATCCCGCGCGCGCCGGGCATGACGCGCAGCACAGCCACATCCACGCAGCCTGA
- a CDS encoding ABC transporter substrate-binding protein → MRRETTHVVHQARRRQLLKGAVAAALPGALPVAAGAARDTAAPLAVGGLPVTCNLTLPIACVARSNANARLGLGPAPFAYHKFSGWPEIKESLMTGRIQAAYMLAPLVMDLVDSRIPMKIVSLGHRSGAVIMVRTDSAFRNFRDLRGKSVAVPSRFAVDYLFLRKMLARENMVLKDIQVIEMAPPDMPAALYAKAVDAYCTGEPFGASAQRAGYARPLAMTRDEWRNYICCVLTVREDVIRTERPLVQDLVDHIQASGTWLDQGPANRDRAAQLAGGRKFFNQDPKIIKFVMDNPHDRVTYGDLRMIRAEFDELMQLSVEARTLKRPIAFDRYVDESFVKAVRPLKLIL, encoded by the coding sequence ATGAGGCGAGAGACTACCCATGTCGTGCATCAGGCGCGCCGCCGCCAGCTGCTGAAAGGCGCGGTGGCCGCGGCGCTGCCTGGCGCGCTGCCGGTAGCCGCCGGCGCTGCCAGGGACACCGCCGCGCCGCTGGCCGTCGGCGGCCTGCCCGTGACGTGCAACCTGACGCTGCCGATCGCCTGCGTGGCCAGGTCGAACGCCAATGCGCGCCTCGGTCTCGGTCCCGCGCCGTTCGCCTACCATAAGTTCAGCGGCTGGCCGGAGATCAAGGAATCGCTGATGACCGGCCGCATCCAGGCGGCTTACATGCTGGCGCCGCTCGTGATGGACCTGGTCGACAGCCGTATCCCGATGAAGATCGTTTCGCTCGGCCACCGCTCCGGCGCGGTGATCATGGTGCGCACCGACTCGGCGTTCCGGAACTTCCGCGACCTGCGCGGCAAGAGCGTGGCCGTGCCGAGCCGCTTCGCGGTGGACTACCTGTTCCTGCGCAAGATGCTGGCACGCGAGAACATGGTGCTGAAGGATATCCAGGTGATCGAGATGGCCCCGCCCGACATGCCTGCCGCGCTGTACGCGAAGGCGGTCGACGCCTACTGCACCGGCGAGCCGTTCGGCGCCTCCGCCCAGCGTGCCGGCTATGCCCGGCCGCTGGCCATGACGCGCGACGAATGGCGCAACTACATCTGCTGCGTGCTGACCGTGCGCGAAGACGTGATCCGCACCGAACGCCCGCTGGTGCAGGACCTGGTCGATCACATCCAGGCTTCCGGCACCTGGCTGGACCAGGGCCCGGCCAACCGCGACCGGGCGGCGCAACTTGCCGGCGGCAGGAAGTTCTTCAACCAGGATCCGAAGATCATCAAGTTCGTCATGGATAACCCGCACGACCGCGTGACCTACGGCGACCTGCGCATGATCCGCGCCGAGTTCGACGAACTGATGCAGCTCTCGGTCGAGGCGCGTACCCTGAAGCGCCCGATCGCCTTCGACCGCTATGTGGACGAAAGCTTCGTCAAGGCGGTCCGTCCGCTGAAATTGATCCTGTGA
- a CDS encoding SCO family protein: protein MIASLLLCAAAAQVQAGEQARAQIQAGTRTLKAGVFDPPRAAPDIALPASTGKPFRLSGLRGKVVVLEFGFSHCESVCPVSLASLAQARKLLGAAAEDVQVLFITVDPARDTAARLRTYLAQFDASFIGITGSEAQVAQLLKNYGISAARRPIGGSTTDYSMSHSSYLYFIDRQGMQRAMMPFGRPAADIAHDLAILLER, encoded by the coding sequence TTGATCGCATCCTTGCTGCTGTGCGCGGCCGCGGCCCAGGTCCAGGCCGGGGAGCAGGCCCGGGCACAAATCCAGGCGGGGACCCGGACCCTCAAGGCCGGCGTGTTCGACCCGCCGCGCGCCGCGCCCGACATCGCGCTGCCCGCTTCGACCGGCAAGCCGTTCCGGCTGTCCGGTTTACGCGGCAAGGTCGTGGTGCTGGAATTCGGCTTTTCCCATTGCGAGTCGGTATGCCCGGTGTCGCTGGCATCGCTCGCGCAGGCGCGCAAGCTGCTGGGCGCCGCCGCGGAGGATGTGCAGGTGCTGTTCATCACCGTCGATCCGGCGCGCGATACCGCCGCGCGGCTGCGCACGTACCTGGCGCAGTTCGACGCAAGCTTCATCGGCATCACCGGCAGCGAGGCGCAGGTCGCGCAATTGCTGAAGAACTACGGCATCAGCGCCGCCAGGCGCCCGATCGGCGGCAGCACGACGGACTACTCGATGAGCCATTCGTCCTACCTGTACTTCATCGATCGCCAAGGCATGCAGCGCGCAATGATGCCGTTCGGGCGGCCCGCCGCCGACATCGCCCACGACCTGGCGATCCTGCTCGAGCGCTGA
- a CDS encoding cupredoxin domain-containing protein produces the protein MERVRVCGRWWLLNAAAAVVAGAPLLAAWAPLPAGSRDELFEIPAGTWARRMAGDKVDILPSTITLTAGVRDILLLRNSDTVPQVFGPVLVMPGQDFRLPFETVSVNEFNCTAHSSGSMKVIVEPWPAPGIARLRWRMTRLSR, from the coding sequence ATGGAACGCGTGCGAGTCTGTGGGCGGTGGTGGCTGCTGAACGCCGCCGCGGCCGTCGTCGCCGGCGCGCCGCTGCTTGCCGCCTGGGCGCCGCTGCCGGCCGGTAGCCGCGACGAGCTGTTCGAGATTCCCGCGGGTACGTGGGCACGCCGCATGGCGGGCGACAAGGTCGATATCCTGCCGTCCACCATCACCCTGACGGCCGGTGTCCGGGACATTCTCCTGCTGCGCAACAGCGATACGGTGCCGCAGGTGTTCGGCCCCGTGCTGGTCATGCCGGGCCAGGATTTCCGGCTGCCGTTCGAAACGGTGTCGGTCAACGAATTCAACTGCACCGCGCACAGCAGCGGCTCGATGAAGGTCATCGTCGAGCCGTGGCCCGCGCCGGGTATCGCGCGCCTGCGGTGGCGCATGACCCGCCTGTCCCGTTAA
- a CDS encoding ABC transporter permease has translation MEKFNKAWPPILLMALLTGAWHYAVVATHSVIFPTPQQVLEGTLELARDGTLWQHIGASLGRVATGFILAVLVAVPLGLWMGRVNTVYTTLNPVFQILRPISPIAWIPLAILWFGVGDVSPVFLIFLAAVFPMIVQTANGVHTIEQRYLHAALNFGVSRRKMFRQVVIPAVLPDIVVGMRISLGVAWLVVVAAEMIVRGSGLGFMIIDARNAGNRYDLVIAAMAIIGIIGLLLDVAMRRLEGLNSVRWRYGK, from the coding sequence GTGGAAAAGTTCAACAAGGCCTGGCCTCCGATCCTGCTGATGGCGCTGCTGACGGGCGCCTGGCACTACGCCGTCGTCGCGACGCACAGCGTGATTTTCCCCACGCCGCAGCAGGTGCTGGAAGGCACTCTCGAACTGGCTCGCGACGGTACCCTGTGGCAGCACATCGGCGCTTCGCTCGGGCGCGTGGCCACCGGCTTCATCCTGGCGGTGCTGGTTGCCGTGCCCCTCGGCCTGTGGATGGGCCGCGTGAACACGGTGTACACCACGCTCAACCCGGTATTCCAGATCCTGCGGCCGATCTCGCCGATCGCCTGGATTCCGCTGGCCATCCTGTGGTTCGGCGTGGGCGACGTGTCGCCCGTGTTCCTGATTTTCCTTGCGGCCGTGTTCCCGATGATCGTGCAGACCGCGAACGGCGTGCACACGATCGAACAGCGCTACCTGCATGCGGCACTGAACTTCGGTGTTTCACGCCGCAAGATGTTCCGGCAGGTGGTGATCCCGGCGGTGCTGCCGGATATCGTGGTGGGCATGCGCATCAGCCTGGGCGTGGCGTGGCTGGTGGTGGTGGCGGCCGAGATGATCGTGCGCGGCTCGGGGCTGGGCTTCATGATCATCGACGCGCGCAATGCCGGCAACCGCTACGACCTGGTCATCGCCGCGATGGCCATCATCGGCATCATCGGCCTGCTGCTGGACGTGGCGATGCGCCGGCTGGAAGGGTTGAACTCGGTAAGGTGGCGCTATGGAAAATAA
- a CDS encoding ABC transporter ATP-binding protein: protein MENKIVIDDIRKGFAKGGATLPVIDGLDLAVGDGEFVAIVGPSGCGKSTLMKIISGFEPPDTGSVRIDGTALRGPGPTGIVISQHGSVFPWLTVQENLMFGLNTGGAAEKRRLADHYADMVGLKGFEQAYPRELSGGMLKRVEIARALVVKPQILYMDEPFSALDALMNLHMRNELLRILQEERHTVVLITHDVEEALYLADRIMVLSPRPARIRRSFTVGEPHPRKLSNPGLQRMKDDILAELGLTT from the coding sequence ATGGAAAATAAAATCGTGATCGACGATATCCGCAAGGGCTTCGCCAAGGGCGGCGCGACCTTGCCGGTGATCGATGGCCTGGACCTGGCGGTGGGCGATGGCGAGTTCGTCGCCATCGTCGGCCCGTCGGGGTGCGGCAAGTCGACCCTGATGAAGATCATCTCGGGCTTCGAGCCGCCCGACACGGGCAGCGTGCGCATCGATGGCACGGCGCTGCGCGGGCCGGGGCCGACGGGCATCGTGATCTCGCAGCATGGTTCGGTGTTCCCGTGGCTGACGGTGCAGGAAAACCTGATGTTCGGGCTGAACACGGGCGGCGCGGCCGAAAAACGCCGGCTGGCCGACCACTATGCCGACATGGTGGGCCTGAAGGGCTTCGAGCAGGCCTACCCGCGCGAACTGTCCGGCGGCATGCTCAAGCGCGTGGAGATCGCGCGTGCACTGGTCGTCAAGCCCCAGATCCTGTACATGGACGAGCCGTTTTCAGCACTCGACGCCCTGATGAACCTGCATATGCGTAACGAACTGCTGCGCATCCTGCAGGAAGAACGCCACACGGTCGTGCTGATCACCCATGACGTGGAAGAGGCGTTGTACCTGGCCGACCGCATCATGGTGCTGTCGCCGCGGCCGGCGAGGATCCGCAGGAGCTTCACTGTCGGCGAGCCGCACCCCCGCAAGCTGTCCAACCCCGGCCTGCAGCGGATGAAGGACGACATCCTCGCCGAACTGGGCCTGACGACCTGA
- a CDS encoding MipA/OmpV family protein: MLTAIAMLAAMAPAIAQQQAPVQAPGLPLWEVGVFGGAASTPAYPGADDRSSRALVLPLVIYRGRIIRADRSGVSARLFNSERVELDLGFALSLPARSDDVAAREGMPDLHSLLEFGPRLKVLLAEPSATSRARLELPLRMPLELGNGFRRQGLVFEPRVVFETGDGTGKWQADASVGAVFGNARLNAYFYEVAPRYATAARPAYAADGGLMMTRLGLSLSRRLTPDWRVFGFTRYDNHSHAANRDSPLFRKRGGVSVGAGFTWTIHRSAARAWE, encoded by the coding sequence ATGTTGACCGCCATCGCCATGCTGGCCGCGATGGCACCGGCCATCGCACAACAGCAGGCGCCGGTGCAGGCACCCGGGCTGCCGCTGTGGGAAGTCGGCGTCTTCGGCGGCGCGGCTTCCACCCCCGCCTATCCCGGCGCGGACGACCGCTCCTCGCGCGCGCTGGTGCTGCCGCTGGTGATCTACCGGGGCAGGATCATCCGCGCCGACCGGTCCGGCGTGAGCGCGCGCCTGTTCAACAGCGAGCGGGTCGAGCTCGACCTCGGCTTCGCGCTGTCGCTGCCCGCCCGCTCCGACGACGTGGCCGCGCGCGAGGGCATGCCGGACCTGCACTCGCTGCTGGAATTCGGCCCGCGCCTGAAGGTGCTGCTCGCCGAACCGTCCGCCACCAGCCGCGCGAGGCTGGAACTGCCGCTGCGCATGCCGCTCGAACTGGGCAACGGATTCAGGCGGCAGGGCCTGGTTTTCGAGCCGCGCGTGGTCTTCGAGACCGGCGACGGCACCGGCAAGTGGCAGGCCGATGCCAGCGTGGGCGCTGTGTTCGGCAATGCCCGCCTGAATGCCTACTTCTACGAGGTGGCGCCGCGGTATGCGACCGCCGCACGCCCGGCCTACGCGGCCGATGGCGGGCTGATGATGACGCGGCTCGGGCTGAGCCTGTCGCGGCGGCTGACGCCGGACTGGCGCGTGTTCGGGTTCACCCGCTACGACAACCACAGCCACGCGGCCAACCGCGACAGCCCGCTGTTCCGCAAGCGCGGCGGCGTGTCGGTGGGGGCCGGCTTTACGTGGACCATCCACCGGTCGGCGGCGCGGGCCTGGGAATGA
- a CDS encoding formylglycine-generating enzyme family protein yields the protein MNTSSSSDMPLPHEAAPTKPCCAASRAGAGASPALPSPPASGPAQALAPEPRPTVFLPAATFLMGTDYAHANPGDGEGPVRPVSLSAFSIDASPVTNADFARFVHATGHVTEAERYGTSFVFQGQIPEDRYDELVEDTLAAAPWWCLVRGACWHAPQGPGSSIDARLAHPVVHVSWNDAMAYAAWSGATLPTEAQWEYAARGGLEQKLYPWGDELAPHGRFLCNVWQGEFPFLNTAADGYAATSPVDAFPPNGHGLLSVTGNTWEWCADFWSTDFSRAPARDPQGPPAGDARVMKGGSFLCHASYCNRYRPAARTMNTPDSSASNIGFRCAGPAR from the coding sequence ATGAACACTTCTTCCAGCTCCGACATGCCCCTTCCGCACGAGGCGGCGCCGACGAAACCCTGCTGCGCCGCCTCGCGCGCCGGCGCCGGCGCTTCGCCGGCGCTGCCGTCTCCACCGGCATCGGGGCCGGCGCAAGCCCTCGCGCCCGAACCGCGCCCCACGGTGTTCCTGCCGGCGGCCACATTCCTGATGGGCACCGACTACGCGCACGCCAATCCGGGCGACGGTGAGGGACCGGTGCGGCCCGTTTCGCTGTCGGCGTTCTCGATCGACGCCAGCCCGGTGACGAATGCCGATTTCGCCCGCTTCGTGCACGCCACCGGCCATGTGACCGAGGCGGAGCGCTACGGCACATCGTTTGTGTTCCAGGGGCAGATTCCCGAAGACCGCTACGACGAGCTGGTCGAGGATACGCTGGCGGCGGCGCCTTGGTGGTGCCTGGTGCGCGGCGCGTGCTGGCATGCGCCGCAAGGGCCCGGTTCGAGCATCGATGCCCGTCTCGCGCACCCGGTGGTCCATGTTTCCTGGAACGATGCGATGGCCTACGCGGCGTGGAGCGGGGCGACGCTGCCGACCGAGGCGCAGTGGGAATACGCCGCGCGCGGCGGCCTCGAACAGAAACTGTATCCGTGGGGAGATGAACTGGCGCCGCACGGGCGCTTCCTGTGCAATGTGTGGCAGGGAGAATTCCCTTTCCTGAATACGGCCGCCGATGGCTACGCCGCCACCAGTCCCGTCGACGCGTTCCCGCCCAACGGCCACGGCCTCCTTTCCGTTACCGGCAACACGTGGGAGTGGTGCGCCGATTTCTGGAGCACGGATTTCAGCAGGGCCCCGGCCCGCGATCCGCAGGGGCCGCCGGCCGGCGATGCGCGCGTGATGAAGGGCGGTTCCTTCCTGTGCCACGCGTCGTACTGCAACCGCTACCGGCCGGCGGCGCGCACGATGAACACGCCCGACAGCTCGGCATCGAACATCGGCTTTCGCTGCGCCGGGCCGGCGCGCTAA